A window of the Desulforapulum autotrophicum HRM2 genome harbors these coding sequences:
- a CDS encoding cache domain-containing protein, with translation MRKKINLIKFIQIWGIIFIVGFGVSIIFIDIISFYRDLNSRTDQIRSDYIAQHKQIIKQEVMRVVDMIRYEKAQSESVTRAEIKSRVYEAFDIAHNIYLQNQENESKSKIQQMILDALRPIRFENGRGYYFAIRLDGRVVLFAHKPQMEGLNLLNIQDTRARYINKDMIKIAKQSHEGFYEYHWTKPGSPGNDFKKITFIKQFEPYDWFVGTGLYVGDVESQIKADLLSTISRIRFGKEGYVFVNKFNGDALVSNGQLFSGTKKLWKVFDDNPKKMKDIFKMEHSAALKSEGDYLYYSHIKLTNSGKESQKISFVYGIPGLQWIVGAGVYLDDLETNIGLMQTALNNHMKIKILYSILLITVILTVFSLFYNRLNKGLRNDFKLLNSFFNRVGHSDEKIDREHIKFTELDQMAEYADKMLTDRRQAEKTLGESEAKYRLLVENQTDMVVKVDTEGRFLFVSPSYCKVFDKKEEELLGQKFMHLVHEEDQESTAKAMETLLSPPHTAYMEQRALTKEGWRWLAWVDTAVLDDDGKITEIIGVGRDITKRKQMEDSLLRISQEWQTTFDATNSVIWILDKNQQVVRSNKTAEHFFKKSIDQMIGKQCWEIVHGTDLPIDECPLNKARESLRRETMDLQIGEGWFEIAVDPFLDSAGQFSGAVHIITDITERKRAEAEKTKLEAQYRQAQKMESVGRLAGGVAHDYNNALSVIMGYTEMAIDKIDPVEPLYADLNEVLKAARRATDITRQLLAFARKQVIAPKVVDLNETVEAMLKMLQRLIGEDITLAWLPGPELWPIKMDPSQIDQILANLCVNARDAITEVGKVTIETKMETFDTAYCADHQGFIPGEFVMLILSDNGCGMHEEIRNNIFEPFFTTKSKDKGTGLGLATVYGIVKQNSGFINVYSEPGIGTTFKLYFPRHEGDCITVQTKNTEEIPQGSGETIMLVEDDPAILKLAQQILSGLGYNVWPSNTPKGAVTWAENHTGKIHLLITDVILPEMNGLELANKLQSLHPDLKCIFMSGYTADAIAHHGVLDGDVTFIQKPFSKLNLAKIVRKVLNGRLNRA, from the coding sequence ATGAGAAAAAAAATCAACCTGATCAAATTCATACAGATATGGGGAATCATTTTTATAGTCGGATTCGGCGTTAGTATTATTTTTATTGATATTATCAGTTTTTATCGTGATCTTAATTCCCGTACTGATCAAATACGTTCAGATTACATTGCCCAGCATAAACAAATCATCAAACAGGAAGTGATGCGTGTTGTTGATATGATTCGTTATGAAAAAGCACAAAGTGAAAGCGTAACAAGGGCAGAGATCAAATCGCGGGTTTATGAAGCATTTGATATTGCACATAATATTTACCTGCAAAATCAGGAGAATGAAAGTAAATCAAAAATTCAGCAAATGATTCTGGATGCATTAAGGCCCATCCGATTTGAAAACGGAAGGGGTTATTATTTTGCAATCCGCCTGGATGGTAGAGTAGTCCTTTTTGCGCACAAACCTCAGATGGAAGGATTAAATCTGCTAAATATTCAAGACACACGAGCCCGATATATCAACAAAGATATGATCAAAATTGCAAAACAATCCCACGAAGGCTTTTATGAATACCACTGGACAAAACCGGGTTCACCAGGCAACGACTTTAAGAAAATCACTTTTATCAAACAATTTGAGCCCTACGACTGGTTTGTCGGGACTGGTTTGTATGTGGGTGATGTTGAGAGTCAGATCAAAGCTGACCTGCTATCAACGATCAGCAGGATCCGGTTTGGAAAAGAAGGATATGTTTTTGTCAACAAATTCAATGGGGATGCTTTAGTCTCAAATGGACAACTTTTTTCCGGAACAAAAAAACTTTGGAAGGTTTTTGATGATAATCCTAAAAAGATGAAAGATATTTTTAAAATGGAACATAGTGCCGCTTTAAAATCTGAAGGTGATTATCTTTATTACTCACATATTAAATTGACTAACTCAGGCAAAGAATCTCAAAAAATATCATTTGTTTACGGAATCCCTGGTTTGCAATGGATTGTCGGTGCTGGCGTTTATCTTGATGATTTAGAAACAAATATCGGTTTAATGCAAACGGCGTTAAACAATCATATGAAAATAAAAATTCTTTATTCTATCCTGTTGATCACGGTGATATTGACGGTTTTTTCTCTGTTTTATAATCGGTTGAACAAGGGACTCAGGAATGATTTTAAACTTTTAAATTCATTCTTTAACAGGGTGGGGCATTCGGATGAAAAAATTGATCGTGAACATATTAAATTTACTGAACTTGATCAGATGGCGGAATATGCCGACAAGATGCTGACGGACCGCCGGCAGGCGGAAAAAACGTTGGGAGAGAGCGAAGCAAAATATCGGCTTTTGGTTGAGAATCAAACCGACATGGTGGTGAAGGTGGATACTGAGGGCCGGTTTTTGTTTGTCAGTCCATCCTACTGCAAAGTGTTTGATAAAAAAGAAGAAGAACTGTTGGGTCAAAAATTTATGCACCTTGTCCATGAAGAGGATCAAGAGTCAACAGCAAAGGCAATGGAAACGCTTCTTTCTCCCCCCCACACCGCCTACATGGAACAGCGGGCTTTAACAAAAGAGGGCTGGCGGTGGCTTGCATGGGTAGATACGGCAGTTCTTGACGATGATGGAAAAATCACAGAAATCATCGGGGTGGGCCGTGATATCACTAAACGCAAGCAGATGGAAGATTCGTTACTTAGAATATCCCAGGAATGGCAAACCACCTTCGATGCCACCAACAGCGTAATCTGGATTCTTGATAAAAATCAGCAGGTGGTTCGCTCCAACAAGACTGCTGAGCATTTTTTCAAAAAATCAATTGATCAAATGATTGGGAAACAATGCTGGGAAATTGTACATGGCACAGACCTGCCCATCGATGAATGTCCTCTTAACAAAGCACGTGAAAGCCTGCGCCGTGAAACCATGGATCTCCAGATCGGCGAAGGTTGGTTTGAAATTGCCGTGGACCCGTTCTTGGATTCAGCAGGACAGTTTTCCGGAGCTGTTCATATCATTACAGACATCACTGAACGTAAAAGGGCGGAAGCAGAAAAAACCAAATTGGAAGCTCAATACCGTCAGGCCCAGAAGATGGAATCCGTTGGACGTCTGGCAGGTGGAGTCGCCCACGATTACAATAATGCATTAAGTGTGATCATGGGTTACACTGAAATGGCTATAGATAAGATAGATCCAGTCGAACCACTGTATGCTGATCTTAATGAAGTTCTCAAGGCCGCAAGACGTGCAACAGATATTACCAGACAATTGCTGGCCTTTGCCCGCAAACAGGTTATAGCGCCCAAGGTGGTTGATTTAAATGAAACCGTCGAGGCCATGCTTAAGATGCTCCAGCGCCTCATCGGTGAAGATATCACGCTTGCCTGGTTGCCAGGACCTGAATTATGGCCCATCAAAATGGACCCGTCCCAGATTGACCAGATTTTGGCTAATTTATGTGTTAATGCCCGGGATGCCATCACCGAAGTCGGTAAAGTCACTATTGAAACCAAGATGGAAACTTTTGATACAGCTTATTGTGCCGATCACCAGGGCTTTATCCCGGGCGAATTTGTCATGCTGATTCTAAGTGATAACGGCTGTGGCATGCATGAAGAGATCCGGAATAATATTTTCGAACCATTTTTCACCACAAAGAGTAAAGACAAGGGAACAGGGCTTGGATTGGCAACAGTTTACGGCATTGTCAAGCAAAACAGCGGATTCATCAACGTATACAGTGAACCCGGCATTGGGACGACCTTCAAGCTATATTTTCCCCGGCATGAGGGAGATTGTATTACGGTTCAAACAAAAAACACTGAAGAAATTCCCCAGGGTAGCGGTGAAACAATTATGCTTGTGGAAGATGATCCAGCTATTTTAAAACTTGCCCAGCAGATCCTCAGTGGATTGGGTTATAATGTGTGGCCCTCAAATACACCGAAAGGGGCCGTAACTTGGGCTGAGAATCATACAGGCAAAATTCATCTGCTCATCACGGATGTGATTCTGCCTGAGATGAATGGGCTTGAACTTGCAAATAAGCTGCAATCCCTTCACCCTGATCTCAAATGTATCTTCATGTCTGGATATACGGCTGATGCCATTGCCCATCATGGTGTTCTTGACGGTGATGTGACTTTTATTCAGAAGCCATTCTCCAAATTAAATCTGGCAAAGATTGTCAGAAAAGTTTTAAATGGCCGGTTGAACAGGGCTTGA
- a CDS encoding putative Na+/H+ antiporter and related arsenite permease — translation MLSLIVFCSAYIGMALGKIPGLIIDRVGIALLGTIAMVVSGVDTPEDVLKSIDLPTILLLYALMIISAQLRLGGGTPGFHWKLCHFIPIQDCFYCSPWL, via the coding sequence ATGTTGAGCCTGATTGTTTTTTGTTCTGCCTATATCGGCATGGCCCTTGGAAAAATACCGGGACTGATTATCGACCGAGTTGGCATTGCTCTTCTTGGCACCATAGCCATGGTGGTTTCTGGTGTTGATACCCCGGAAGATGTATTAAAATCCATTGATCTGCCCACTATATTGCTGCTTTACGCTTTAATGATTATTTCTGCACAACTTCGACTTGGGGGGGGTACACCTGGGTTTCACTGGAAATTGTGCCATTTTATACCCATCCAAGACTGTTTTTATTGTTCACCATGGTTGTAA
- a CDS encoding dicarboxylate/amino acid:cation symporter encodes MKLKLYHKIIIGLVAGFFAGIILGEKAAYLKPIGDIFIRCLRLIVVPLILSTLITGVVSAGDPKKIGSLGIKTVIYFITTTFFAVVIGLVVANIIQPGIGLSLGEVADITRPTPVSPMQMIVNMVPLNPIEALAKGNVLQIIVFALLFGGALALAGDKGKPVADFFRAMAEVMFKFSDIVIKMAPYGVFALIAWTSGKFGLAILLPMGKLIAATFIACVIHIVFTYSGAVKLLGRTSPIHYFKKVMEPALVGLSTCSAAAAFPFTMRAQKQLGVADRVSGFTLPMALTINMDGTALYQSVGAIFVANIYGVDLSFSQQATIVMTAVLASIGTASIPGGGLIMLTLVLESVGLPLEGIAIVAGIDRILDMFRTTTNIFGDNSAGLVVAALENDLDRKITAMPLKDMLGENPA; translated from the coding sequence ATGAAGCTTAAACTTTATCACAAAATCATCATTGGTCTTGTTGCTGGTTTTTTTGCAGGCATCATCCTTGGGGAAAAAGCGGCTTACCTGAAACCCATTGGAGACATTTTTATTCGCTGTCTGAGACTCATCGTTGTTCCCTTGATTTTATCCACTTTAATTACCGGTGTTGTCAGTGCCGGAGATCCGAAAAAAATCGGTTCCCTGGGAATAAAAACTGTGATTTATTTTATAACAACCACTTTTTTTGCAGTGGTCATCGGGCTTGTGGTTGCCAATATTATCCAGCCTGGCATTGGGCTCTCCCTGGGTGAAGTGGCTGACATTACCCGGCCGACACCTGTTTCCCCCATGCAGATGATAGTCAACATGGTTCCCCTTAATCCCATTGAGGCCCTGGCCAAAGGTAATGTACTCCAGATTATTGTCTTTGCCCTTTTATTCGGTGGGGCCCTGGCCCTGGCAGGAGACAAGGGGAAGCCTGTGGCAGATTTCTTCCGTGCCATGGCAGAGGTAATGTTTAAATTCTCCGATATCGTAATTAAAATGGCACCCTATGGCGTGTTTGCCCTGATCGCCTGGACCAGTGGTAAATTCGGTCTTGCCATTTTACTGCCCATGGGCAAACTGATTGCGGCCACTTTCATCGCTTGCGTTATTCACATTGTTTTCACCTACTCCGGTGCTGTAAAGCTCCTGGGCCGCACAAGCCCCATTCATTATTTCAAAAAAGTCATGGAACCTGCCCTGGTCGGGCTGAGTACCTGCAGCGCAGCCGCAGCTTTTCCCTTTACCATGCGCGCCCAGAAACAGCTGGGTGTGGCAGACCGGGTGTCTGGTTTTACACTGCCCATGGCCCTTACCATAAACATGGACGGAACAGCCCTTTATCAGTCTGTCGGTGCAATATTTGTGGCCAATATCTACGGGGTTGATCTTTCTTTCTCCCAGCAGGCCACCATTGTGATGACAGCAGTGCTTGCTTCCATCGGAACCGCCAGCATACCCGGAGGCGGTCTGATCATGCTCACCCTGGTACTGGAATCCGTGGGACTCCCCCTGGAAGGCATCGCCATTGTGGCAGGAATCGACAGAATACTTGACATGTTCAGAACAACGACTAACATTTTTGGTGACAACTCTGCTGGTCTTGTGGTGGCTGCCCTTGAAAATGATCTGGACAGAAAAATCACAGCAATGCCCCTGAAGGATATGCTTGGTGAAAACCCGGCTTGA
- a CDS encoding type 2 periplasmic-binding domain-containing protein, with the protein MKKNILEKMLQLSGTATTVTAIAAMGFFLSLLWGGIFKTHYIARAETLTLTYATNTEPVGLRGIAEKGFIDEIEKLGKGRIKIKVYWRQSYLIDKEILEGVKDGTVDMGHVNINYYPKRLVKNGGITLLQQGPDRYEDRIWVYNKIYQDIPELGAEFENYKQKIIYTYSVLPLAGCFTREATSLGDFKDRRIRASSRWLLKILEGAGAIPVDTPWKDSYLALKTNALEGVFTNIDAIHRINLDEIAPHIVIFRELWNPVPFHVTINLPRWNSLPRDIQTVIELASENASKRFANIYRPMLDEIVSDQRKAGYTVTFATKKDIQDWLALKEIEKVKAQWIKEVNLVTVNGNAGSILEKIEQIAAQGIMKQSGSVIQAPPALF; encoded by the coding sequence ATGAAAAAAAACATACTGGAAAAAATGCTGCAATTGTCGGGAACCGCCACAACGGTTACTGCCATTGCGGCCATGGGCTTTTTTCTGTCATTACTGTGGGGGGGTATTTTTAAAACCCACTATATTGCCCGGGCTGAAACATTGACACTCACCTATGCCACCAATACAGAACCCGTAGGATTACGGGGCATTGCCGAAAAAGGGTTTATTGATGAAATAGAAAAGTTGGGCAAAGGAAGGATTAAAATCAAGGTATATTGGCGTCAGTCCTACCTCATTGACAAGGAAATCCTGGAAGGGGTAAAGGACGGTACCGTGGATATGGGGCATGTAAACATAAATTATTATCCTAAGCGACTGGTCAAAAACGGTGGGATAACTCTTTTACAGCAGGGACCGGACCGTTACGAGGACAGGATATGGGTATATAACAAGATCTACCAGGATATTCCAGAGTTGGGTGCAGAATTTGAGAACTACAAGCAAAAAATCATATACACCTATTCCGTGCTTCCCCTTGCAGGCTGCTTTACCAGGGAGGCGACCTCACTTGGGGATTTTAAAGACCGGAGAATCCGGGCCTCAAGCCGCTGGCTTTTAAAGATCCTCGAGGGTGCCGGGGCAATCCCGGTGGATACCCCCTGGAAAGACAGCTATCTGGCGCTTAAAACCAATGCCCTGGAAGGGGTTTTTACCAATATAGATGCCATCCACAGAATCAATCTGGATGAAATTGCTCCACATATTGTAATATTCCGGGAACTCTGGAATCCCGTTCCCTTCCATGTCACCATAAATCTTCCAAGATGGAACAGTTTACCCAGGGACATCCAAACAGTGATTGAGCTAGCATCTGAAAACGCCAGCAAGAGATTTGCCAACATCTATCGGCCCATGCTGGACGAGATCGTTTCAGACCAGAGAAAGGCGGGATATACGGTAACTTTCGCCACAAAAAAAGATATTCAGGACTGGCTCGCCCTCAAGGAAATTGAAAAGGTCAAGGCCCAGTGGATCAAAGAGGTTAATCTGGTTACAGTCAACGGGAATGCAGGGAGTATCCTTGAAAAAATTGAACAAATTGCAGCCCAGGGGATCATGAAGCAGTCCGGGTCCGTCATCCAAGCTCCACCAGCCCTTTTCTGA
- a CDS encoding response regulator, with translation MNKIKVLVAEDHTIVRKGLCSLLYSEPDIEVVGEAENGREAIKMVEELAPDVVLMDISMPELNGMDATRQLKKKYPDVKILILSMHSTEEYIFETLRAGASGYLIKRSAPTDLIKAIHAAHAGDCFLSPSISKKVIKNYVQQKQGLSLEPRGLDLLSAREREVLQLIAEGHANREIAGHLYISPKTVEAHRNHIQKKLGLNGTAELTKYAIRKGLVELG, from the coding sequence ATGAACAAAATCAAGGTGCTTGTGGCTGAAGATCATACCATCGTTCGAAAAGGGCTCTGTTCCCTTCTCTATTCAGAGCCAGACATTGAGGTGGTTGGAGAAGCTGAGAATGGAAGGGAAGCCATTAAAATGGTAGAAGAATTAGCCCCGGATGTGGTGCTGATGGATATCTCCATGCCGGAATTAAACGGCATGGATGCAACGCGTCAGCTCAAAAAAAAGTATCCGGATGTAAAAATTTTGATCCTGTCCATGCACAGTACTGAAGAGTATATTTTTGAAACCCTGCGGGCCGGGGCGTCTGGTTACCTGATCAAACGATCCGCCCCCACTGATTTAATCAAAGCGATCCATGCAGCCCATGCAGGAGATTGCTTTCTCAGCCCTTCCATTTCCAAAAAGGTGATTAAAAATTATGTCCAGCAAAAGCAGGGCCTCAGCCTTGAACCCAGGGGACTGGATCTATTGTCTGCCCGGGAAAGAGAGGTACTGCAACTGATAGCCGAGGGACACGCGAACCGGGAGATCGCAGGCCACCTCTATATCAGCCCCAAGACTGTGGAAGCCCACCGAAACCATATCCAAAAAAAACTTGGGCTCAACGGGACTGCGGAATTGACCAAATACGCCATCAGAAAAGGGCTGGTGGAGCTTGGATGA
- a CDS encoding ATP-binding protein, translating to MSIFLANIGVTHFKKIILAWVVLILTSSAALSADLPNKNILILHSFHKGHTWDDSISKGIDETLASQKNLEMDTNIYYEYMDVERVQGSVHILSLYEFFRKKYAQIRFDVIIATDDSAFRFLMDYQKKLFPKTPVVFCGVNYFEEFEMFGYEQFTGVVERIDIIQTVETALGLHPKTRELLVVVDRTDTSIAIIKTFIRNFKHFRDPTMFHFIGAQTSEELRQRLAALQPGTVVLFVNFTVDKTGKKISMGDGFKKIIQDCPVPVYSFWDSYLGNGVLGGKMSSGSAHGRMAAKIALRILNGELASTIPIFKESLNRHMFDYKLMQRFNIPKEKLPSGTQLVNIPFSFYATYKKLVLSVVASIAGLSLVILALVVNTFKRKRVEKTLNYYTNQLNLLHRIDRAILAGKFSHEITWEVLQHVRDLNACRWASVVLFDFKKQTATLAEVNSDSGVRALTSSSFPISEFNPGILNQGRRVTVNCKNLSASSFVALTFPDDRINHFTCIPLISNGKLIGSLNLSEATRSYPHMVEIDIFEEVAASLAVAIQSVNLQKSEKRYHRDLERLSAKVFEMQEATCRKISFELHDEIGQALTAANINLAAIKKLILPDPQQRLPGLVNDTQAIINRLTEQAHDLSLNLWPPMLRDFGLESTIQWYLRRIGEKVNIQLIFDGSDFPERPAQEIETTLYRLVQEALNNVLKHAQATRVDISITQKQNGMIFFMVEDNGQGFDLETTLSDETMNDRLGILGMRERIAILGGKLDIWSSLDKGTCVSAEIPWQERK from the coding sequence GTGAGTATTTTTTTAGCAAATATCGGGGTTACCCATTTTAAGAAAATTATTCTGGCCTGGGTGGTTCTGATCCTCACATCTTCAGCGGCTTTATCCGCGGATCTTCCCAATAAAAATATTCTGATTCTTCATTCTTTTCACAAAGGCCATACCTGGGATGACAGCATTTCAAAGGGCATTGACGAAACCCTTGCCAGTCAAAAAAACCTGGAGATGGACACAAATATTTATTACGAATACATGGATGTGGAGAGGGTTCAGGGCTCGGTGCATATCCTGAGTCTTTATGAATTCTTCAGAAAAAAGTATGCTCAAATCAGGTTTGATGTGATCATTGCCACGGATGATTCCGCCTTCCGGTTTCTTATGGATTACCAGAAAAAACTATTCCCGAAAACACCCGTGGTCTTCTGCGGTGTTAATTATTTTGAAGAGTTTGAAATGTTTGGCTATGAACAATTTACCGGGGTGGTGGAAAGAATTGATATTATACAAACCGTGGAAACGGCCCTTGGTCTCCATCCAAAAACAAGGGAACTTCTTGTGGTGGTGGATCGAACCGACACCAGCATTGCCATCATTAAGACCTTTATACGAAATTTCAAGCATTTTAGGGATCCGACCATGTTTCACTTCATTGGCGCCCAAACCAGTGAAGAACTCAGGCAAAGACTTGCAGCCCTGCAACCTGGAACCGTGGTGCTCTTTGTCAATTTTACGGTGGACAAAACCGGGAAAAAAATTTCCATGGGAGATGGATTTAAAAAAATTATCCAGGACTGTCCTGTTCCTGTTTATTCGTTTTGGGACAGCTATTTGGGAAATGGCGTCCTCGGCGGTAAAATGTCCAGCGGCAGTGCCCATGGGAGAATGGCGGCAAAAATTGCCCTGCGGATTTTAAACGGGGAGCTTGCTTCAACAATTCCGATTTTCAAGGAGAGCCTTAACCGGCATATGTTTGACTACAAACTGATGCAGCGGTTCAATATCCCTAAGGAAAAGCTTCCGTCAGGCACCCAGCTCGTAAACATCCCCTTTTCATTTTATGCCACTTACAAAAAGCTGGTTTTGAGCGTAGTTGCAAGTATTGCGGGCCTTTCTTTGGTCATTCTTGCCCTTGTTGTGAATACCTTCAAGCGAAAGCGGGTTGAAAAAACCTTGAACTATTACACAAATCAACTGAACCTCCTTCATCGGATCGACCGGGCAATACTGGCTGGGAAGTTTTCCCACGAAATCACCTGGGAGGTTCTTCAACATGTGAGAGATCTTAATGCCTGCCGCTGGGCCAGTGTTGTGTTGTTTGATTTTAAAAAACAGACCGCCACCCTGGCAGAGGTGAACTCTGATTCGGGAGTAAGAGCATTGACCAGTTCATCCTTTCCCATCAGTGAATTCAACCCCGGTATCCTGAACCAGGGACGACGGGTAACTGTGAATTGTAAAAATCTTTCGGCAAGCTCATTTGTTGCATTGACCTTTCCGGACGATAGGATCAACCATTTTACCTGCATTCCTCTTATTTCAAACGGCAAGTTGATCGGATCCTTGAATCTGTCAGAGGCTACCCGGTCTTATCCACATATGGTGGAAATTGATATTTTTGAAGAGGTAGCCGCATCCCTGGCAGTGGCGATTCAAAGCGTCAATCTGCAAAAATCGGAAAAGCGCTATCATCGAGATCTGGAAAGGCTATCTGCAAAAGTGTTCGAGATGCAGGAAGCAACCTGCAGGAAAATATCGTTTGAGCTTCATGATGAAATCGGTCAAGCCCTTACTGCTGCGAACATCAACCTGGCCGCCATTAAAAAATTGATTTTACCTGACCCTCAACAACGGCTTCCCGGACTGGTCAATGATACCCAGGCGATTATAAACCGCCTGACCGAACAGGCACATGATCTTTCCCTTAATCTTTGGCCGCCCATGCTCAGGGATTTTGGCCTGGAATCCACCATTCAGTGGTATCTGCGCCGTATTGGCGAAAAGGTGAATATCCAACTGATCTTTGACGGGTCTGATTTTCCGGAAAGACCTGCACAGGAGATCGAAACGACGCTCTATCGATTGGTGCAGGAAGCGCTGAATAATGTGCTTAAACATGCCCAGGCAACCCGGGTGGATATCTCCATTACCCAGAAACAAAACGGCATGATTTTTTTTATGGTTGAAGATAATGGGCAGGGTTTTGATCTTGAAACGACCCTGTCTGATGAAACAATGAACGACCGACTGGGAATCCTGGGGATGCGGGAAAGAATTGCCATCCTGGGAGGGAAACTCGATATCTGGTCCAGCCTGGACAAGGGCACGTGTGTTTCGGCAGAAATTCCATGGCAGGAGCGAAAATGA
- a CDS encoding sodium:solute symporter family protein yields MGKSRKVKTGQDFSLAGRSLTATQVSWVIIGTLVGGVSTIGTVQTAYDHGITAWIFTLGSGISCFVLGCFFAVALRREQVATVSEFLGRYFGERFRYYTSFFNSLGMFIHIIAQYLAAMAILESVFGFSQGVSMGVTIILMAVFVLSGGIAGAGAVGKIKFFMLYGIMILSAGLALYRGGGIGSIIDGLPAAGGYLDFFAPGVTPTLVDLGSMVAGVLSTQIYLQAIFSAKTVQQARNGAFLSAMVIPPIGILGVIIGLYLRANFPQLEGGSAQALPFFFKLALPPAVAAFCSAGLLLVILGTGSGLVLGVATNLCLDGLQTIQGKDKNSTHSLAAARFCALAVLISSAGFVFTGFDRAILQWSYLSMGLRGASVFVGLCAAIFMENHLGSKGLRPILYFLPIAYLALNF; encoded by the coding sequence TTGGGTAAAAGCCGAAAGGTAAAAACCGGGCAGGATTTTTCCCTGGCCGGCCGTTCCTTGACCGCCACCCAGGTCTCCTGGGTAATCATCGGGACCCTGGTGGGTGGGGTGTCCACCATCGGAACTGTTCAGACCGCCTATGATCATGGGATAACGGCATGGATTTTCACCCTGGGCAGCGGGATTTCCTGCTTTGTGCTGGGCTGCTTTTTTGCCGTGGCATTGCGGCGGGAACAGGTGGCCACAGTATCGGAATTTCTGGGGCGGTATTTTGGTGAACGGTTCCGGTATTATACCAGTTTTTTTAATTCCCTTGGCATGTTCATTCATATCATTGCCCAGTACCTGGCGGCCATGGCCATTCTTGAATCAGTGTTCGGATTCTCCCAGGGGGTGTCCATGGGGGTTACAATTATTCTCATGGCCGTTTTTGTGCTGTCCGGCGGTATTGCCGGGGCAGGGGCTGTGGGAAAAATCAAATTTTTCATGCTCTATGGTATCATGATATTGTCTGCAGGCCTGGCCCTTTACCGCGGTGGTGGAATCGGAAGTATAATTGACGGTTTACCGGCGGCAGGAGGGTATCTTGATTTTTTCGCTCCCGGTGTCACCCCGACCCTGGTGGATCTGGGATCAATGGTGGCTGGGGTATTGTCCACCCAGATTTATCTTCAAGCCATCTTTTCGGCAAAGACCGTCCAACAGGCCAGGAACGGAGCGTTTTTAAGCGCAATGGTTATTCCGCCCATCGGTATCCTGGGAGTCATCATCGGGCTCTATCTCCGGGCCAATTTTCCGCAGTTGGAAGGCGGCAGTGCCCAGGCCCTGCCGTTTTTCTTCAAACTGGCCCTGCCGCCTGCCGTTGCCGCCTTCTGTTCTGCCGGCCTGCTGCTGGTGATACTTGGAACCGGTTCAGGCCTGGTGCTCGGGGTGGCTACCAATCTGTGTCTGGATGGATTGCAGACCATACAGGGTAAAGATAAAAATTCAACCCATAGCCTTGCTGCGGCCAGGTTTTGTGCGTTGGCAGTACTGATCAGTTCTGCCGGTTTTGTATTCACCGGTTTTGACAGGGCCATTCTTCAATGGAGTTATCTGTCCATGGGGCTTCGCGGTGCATCCGTATTTGTCGGTCTCTGTGCGGCTATTTTCATGGAAAATCACCTCGGGTCAAAGGGGCTTCGGCCGATACTCTATTTTCTTCCTATAGCTTACCTGGCATTGAACTTTTAG